A region of the Gigantopelta aegis isolate Gae_Host chromosome 11, Gae_host_genome, whole genome shotgun sequence genome:
AGAAGGAGCTAATTTCCGATATATGTTAAATACAGTTgacgccattttgaaaaatgaccgCCATTTTCATATTTAGCTGAGCTTCTGAAATGTCCATCACATATTTCCATACAGTTCAGACATCAGGCTAACTGAAAACCATATTGACTTTTAGTCCTATTTTTAGTAGTCAGGTTTTGCCTGTTTCATGGACTATCGTGTGTCACAATGTAACCAGCTGCAAgaatgacgtaaaaaaaaagaagaaaaacccagAAATGAGGAGTGCTCGTCCTTGCACGGTTACTCGACTTCTTTGAATGGAGAGAAGgaggggacgtagcccagcggtcaAACGttcgcttgaagcgcggtcggtctaggatcgatacccgtcggtgggcccattgggctacttctcgctccagccagtgcaccacgactggtattcaaaagcctgtggtatgtgctatcctgtctatgggatggggcatataaaagatccctagctgctaatctgtgtggtccttaaccatatctccgacgccatataaccgtaaataaaatgtgttgagtgcgtcgttaaataaaacatttccttccttccttctttgaaTGGACTTGAATACTGCTAGGCTAGGCCCGTGCCAGAGTACTCGAGTATTCGTGGAAACACTGTCACTCGTCATTCATTACCCAGTGTACTGGGAACCACATGGCTGTATGTCGTGTCAAGGGCAGAAACTACTTCAACTGGTGCCGCGCTGTCGTACGTGTCACCGTCATCAACCCCACGATTGCTGTGCATATGACTGTAGGTTGTGTCAAGTGGAGAAATGTCCTTCACGGAGTTGGTTTTGTCGTACGGGTCATAACTTCCACGACCATCTCGACCGTGGATGTGACTGTACGTGCCAGCACCGCTCCACTGTTGACCTTTGTTGTGGCTGCTGTCGTGTAACTCATCATAATCACCTTCACCGTCTTCATTCACTTTCCTGGGATCCATAACTAATTCATACGGTTCGTCTTTCGCTCCAGATACTCCAATTTGTGCTTCTGGTTCAAATTCGTAGTGTTGTCTTCCATTCCTATTGATTAGCGAGTCGGCCTCTGTCTGATCAGGGCGGTCGTTAATATCGCAGTAATCAGAATCGATATTGTGGTCGTCAGACAGTTCATAGACATTCTGATTTGAAGTCACGTGACGGGTATCAGGGTCAGGTGATTTGTCTTTAAAGCAAACACGATTTGTCCTGCAATGTAACAAATAGAAAGGCATATAAACTGAACTACTGTGTTTATTTGGTATGTACAGATATTGTAGGCAACAAGGCATTCAACACCCCTGGACCTAGCACTCAGGAACATGGCAAAGTTGTGAAATAaagtattaattgttttttaataatcggttactgttttaatatatcGGCTGTACACTGCTCAGTTCGAAAGGTGAATTTGACTCTAACTTTCGCTGGATATATAGCTGATAGGTATTATCTGACTGCCTGAAATTCTCCctccctcttccccccccccccccccccctctctctctctctctctctctctctctctctctctctctctctctctctctctctctctctctctctctctctctctctctctctctctctctctctctctctctctctctctctctctctctctctctctctctctctctctctctctctctctctctctctctgtatctttgtatgtatagatatatagatagatacatagaatatatgtatgtatgcatgtatgcatgtatgtatgtatgtatatgttacagtcaatgtgtAAAACCAGACAATCTGTAGAATGCCTGAATATTTCAGGCAATCTGTAAAGTAACTGATTCACTCAGGCAATCTGTATATTGCCTAAATATTTCAAGCAATATACACATTGTCTCACTTTTCAAGGTAATTTCTAGACGCATTGCCTGAAATGAAAGATCCACCATTCATTGACAGCAAGTGTTGTAAAGATAAACACACCTAGtgacaaaatgcaatattagttaaaagtatgtaatttatttcaaataaaaatctcCACAAAGACATTCTCCAAAAACAACACTGACGAAAAGCTTGACATCAAAGTAATTAAGATTCCAGTAATTAAGATGGACATATTTCTGCTCCTCGGTGCCCCTCAAATTCTACAGAGTGATAATGGCAGCGAGTTTACAGCATCTGTCATCACAGAACTCAAGGTTCTGTGGCCCGATCTCCTCATGGTTCACGGCAAGCCTCGACACCCTCAGAGTCAAGGATCCGTTGAACGGCTGAACTGTGATGTGAAAGATATGTTGATTGCATGGCTCGGTGATAACAACTCAACAGACTGGCCTATGGGATTGCGATTTGTTCAATTCCAGAAAAACTGCAGTTATCATCCTGGCATCAAGCAGACACCATACAAGGCCTTATTCGGTACTGATGCACGAATTGGATTGCGTACCTCTGTCTTACCAACTGACATTCTGGAACGCATGGTGTCTGAAGAGGATCTCATTGCAGCATATACTACAACAGACAGTTCATCAAACATGGATGCTGCAGAACCTGATGGACCTGAGCAGGACACAGTCAACGTCACCAATGATGTTCCCGAATCCTTGTCAGGTATGTTCACACTGTTCGTCAATATATGGCACGCTGTGTATGTTATCACCGTATAGTATTACTTTCAAATGAAccactttaaaattatttttactctgTACTTTGTGcatattattactttttcatACACAACAAAAATAGTTCACCACTATGCCACAATTAGTACTATTAATAAGTTGTTAATATAACAGGTTTTTTGGTTAATGGATGACAAGATTTTTCTCTCGGTGGTTATTCatgtaataaaaagtaaacTGAGATATGTATTATCAatacttaaaaaaatatttaacaacgtTTTATTATCTAGAACAACCAGCACCACTCTCAGTGCGGCAAGATAACATCTATATTCAACGTAAGCGAGCAGCTGATGGTCAGATGGCACAAGCAGAACGCATGGTCAAACGAAGTCGTCTGGAGCATGTTGCTGGTAACCCAGGAGACAACGTGACCATTCATATCCCTTTGGTAGACCGTGGTAAAGGGGATCCTCGTAACATCATGGGTGTGATTGTTGATCGAGATCAAAATGACTTGTACTGCATTGCAGTTCACGCAGGACTAGTTAAAGGACGATACAGCAGGAACCAGTTTGATTTATGTAACCAAAAGTTATATACTTTAAGTGGCATGTGTACCGACATTGAGGTGGGACTCAGACATGCAGTGAAAGACGAGTCATTGGGTGGAGGTCAGGGCTACGCAAAATGTAATTGTGCTATTAGTGGCAAACGATGCTCATCAAACCGCTGCAAGTGCTACAAGGCAGGTGTAAAGTGCAATAGCAGATGCCACTCCAGTCTGACctgtctaaataaataaatgtgtagaagcgctagtttgtaaatattttaatgatgtatgtgatgtatgttttaatgcatttatctCATATCCGcagtaaaaatattcaaattgttttaatgatttgcatctatgtatgttttaatgtatacatCTCAAATGTGTAGCAAAAATagtcaaattgttttaatgatgtgcATCTTgtgattaattatcaattatgtGAATTAAATAGTATTGCATTTTGTCACTAGTTGTGTTTACCGTTATAACAATTGCTGTCAATGAATGATGGATCTTTCATTTCAGGCAATGTGTCTAGAAATTACCTTGAAAAGTCAGGCAATGTGTATACTGCCTGAAATATTTAGGCAATATACAGATTGCCTGAGTGAATCAGTTACTTTACAGATTGCCTGAAATGTTCAGGCATTCTAAAGATTGCCTGGTTTTacacattgactgtaacatatatagatagatagatatagatagcaAACACTCCTGTTTAAAGCTTGCAATAGGTGCTGAGTTCGTATTTCTGAATAAAGATCATAAGGCACTTGAGACTCGACCTATTTGCATGTAGGCCTACTAATATTATCCATCCAAACCTTTTCATCCAAATCATGGCCAACAGAACCAACACCAAGATCACGACAACTGCGGCAGCGACACTTCCGCCAATGACGGCTCCATCTGAAAACAGACAAATCCTGTTTAGGATGATTTCATACTAGACTGAGGCATTTTGGAGTGTTAATGTGTTCAGggcggcgtgcttgaaccgtaattacATATAAGGTATCTAACCACTATACattgattatacattggtgacTTCCGCCAATGACGGCTCCATCTGAAAACAGGCAAATCCTGTTTAGGGTGATGTCGTACTATACattgattatacattggtgacaatataaacataaattggTGTATTTAATGTTGAATGATTAAAATGCAcagtttaaatgaaatatatattttaatttttaaaatattacacattataatacgtgagtggccgttagataccatttatctcacaacgagttgttttaaaatgtatctaacgagagaAAGCgaatttgatacgtttttaaacaacgagttgtgaaataaataatatctaacggacacgaatgtattattatatttcttacatatcctcaaaaaccaggttttaagcacattttaacatctttattgactaaaaaatatttacaaccctttgcccTGTTAGctgacttacacgtcacagacacatgattgccaggttaactatacgtcacagtgtaatcgatttccaccgtgctgtttTATACTGGACGTAtaacattggtgacctggtcatcacctaggagcagccagtcgtatgtttagaaattgttaacacacgtacgtgtataaacaactatgtgttatcaaaaataatgaagggtgttctcaccaacgggtgtgtaagaaagataattacaaattatcaaaaCATGTTTAGAGTTGCGTCTCCTTTTTTGCTAGTAATTAATTTAAAGACCCATTCTTAGatgatacaaacattttaaatatcgaTTTAAAGACATTTGACTGGCTGCTCGACATTGATGGCCAAAGCTATACCATCCAATGGAATAAGCACGACCGAAAGTGAATGACCTGTGACATACGTTAACATGAAACTGATATGTGACGTAGCAGTTAACAGTAAACTTCCAAAACTTCTACAGCTTAAAACAGAAATTCGTTGAATACGTTTTGAATGAAGTTGTTTTAAGAtaaaacggtatctaacggccactaatGTGGTATTCTCAATTTAGtgaagggacgggacgtagtcaGGTAGCTAAACGCTagtttgatgcgcagtcggtttaggatcgacccccgtcggtggccccattgggctattgctcgttccagccactgctccaaaactggtgtaactggtgcatataaaagatcacttgctgcaaatcgaaaaaagtagcccatgaagtggtgacagcgggttcccctctctatatatgtgtggtccttaaccatatgtctgacgccatctaaccgtaaataaaatgtgttgagtgcgtcgttaaataaaacatttccttccttcctatttatCGAACTTACCAGGTTACTAAGTCGTGAACTATGATGTACATTGAGATAAAAAAAAGCTTACCAGGCTGAGTCTGTGTGTCTGATAACGGTTTCGAATAGTTCTCTGTATTTCGAGCTGTGTTTGGCACTGGAGTCTGGTCACTGGTGCTGTAAGAAGTAGATATTTTGTTGGAGATGGCATctgaaaaaaagtaattttgtttcGCTTTGTTTATACATCAACACGTGCGTGTATGTCGTGAAGCGGTAGGGATAATGGGAAACCAGTCTGTCTTTACTGATTGTTTATCCTGACCGTCTTATGTTGTCCTGTCCTGTCCGGTCTGGTCCACGGGCGTTCGGGTCCTGGGCCCACttttacaaaacatcgtaagcctagttttgcacgtaaacataaatctacgactaatcCACAATTCGTGTTACTATTAACAATAAACcaaatgtagtttaaaatacacatatttcgttttcttttgtcattaaaatgcttcagcttccataatgatgtcattttttgCGCGAAATAGATTCCAAACACGTATAAACGTATGACCGGTTTAagtgctagtcgcagacgtaaagttgcgatattttgtgaaattggcttcTGGTATGATGTTATAGGTGTATGATTAGTACCAGTTGTTGGACCACCGATGCGCGCTACGCTATAAAGTCGGTGTTCATATTGTTTGTTTGCATGGTAGgtattaacgtgcttatatcccaaGGGTTGAAACAAGCTTACCGTGGGCACAGCCTGTGATTAGAATCAGTGATTGTTCCCACAGTAAGAGGGGAAGGGGAAGGGGAAATGTGATGGACAGAAGTTTGCAATACATTTagtctaataataaaatttaattcagCCAAACAAATGTGCACCTGTTTAAAATTTGGGCACAAATGAACATGgttcaccaaaaataaaatgcagacaatgtatgtatgttagaAGAGTGGTCtgaaagacatattttaaatttatttagatAGAGTTGgataaaacaatgtatattttagAAGAGTGGATCCTTCAGgcctgtattattattattattattattattattattatacaatatccattgtcataaaataagataaaagagaataaacaaatataatacaggCAATAGCGCCAATACAGTACTACAAGCTGAAATCACAAATGGATACAGTATTTTGTGAAGGGGGTGGTGGAGgaaaagctctcgcttgatgctcggtcggtttgtgatcgatccccgtcggtggacccattgggctatttctcgttccagcgagtacaagacgactggtatagcaatggtcgtggtatgtgccatcctgtctatgttgcgggtttcctctctaagattatatgtcaaaattacgaaatgttttacatccaatagccgatgactaataaatcaaagtgcgctagtggtgtcgttaaacaaaaccaacttttatattttttaatgttgggAGATTTCCGTTTGTCGCCAAGGCAGGGGTGGAGGAGGGGGTCGCAGGTTCAAGCAGTGACTCTTCCTAAACCCGCCTCAGTGAAATGAAGTAATTTACTGAGTTTCGCACACTGCACACacatagaaattaataattgtttaacTTTAATGAAACCTCAGCAGATTTTAGTAACTCGTGTCTATCTTCAACATACGTATCCAGATTGTCGAGAATAATACTATTTTACCTTCTGTGCAGACTGGCTTATATTTCGTTGCACATCCGGTAACACCAAACACAACAGAGCCATCTCCAAGTCGTTCAGCCCAGACACAGCCATTGCTACCTGTATCGGGTACATCGATACTCCCATCAcctgtttaaaaatacaaatatcgtACACATATTCAAGTTAAAGAGATTACCCTCAGTTTGCTGCTGTTGTAAGCTGTTTTAGACCAGCAGAACCTTATGATGGAATAAAACGACCCCAATTTGAACATTTGAAACTAGGTTTAATTCATGTAACACATctagataaagttacagtagagtgaaagaagagtgcGTGACGTTAAAACGGGGAAATAgcctttaattattacccatacgggctcaaatatacgggctAATAtgttttcgatctctgcacagtgtgcagaacagaacagaacagaactttattacgctcaggccgttacacaacggcatatgaggaacatgatatataaactgtagtgacaagatagggtttacaggagacaatagtacaatagtattaatacaaatgcaataaagtaatagagacaatagtataatacaaatgcaatagaaTAATAaggaataatataatacaattagaataaagtaatgtaatgtcacattattgtaattcctaccaaatgtgctaatcagacatgcgcacacatatatacatgtatacttggtAGTAATAAGACATTGTACATAATTCATATGCATATATTTTAGGGTttactgcatttattaataatttcttttattaatttacataatttcttgagaacacttattttgctattcgtcattagttgtttaaatttcagcgtacttggtttattataataatatggcttaagcaaatttttacgggagttagtgaaataagtacatgtgaataaatagtgaaattcgtctccaatatc
Encoded here:
- the LOC121385104 gene encoding uncharacterized protein LOC121385104, with product MPQSNGAVIGGSVAAAVVVILVLVLLAMIWMKRTNRVCFKDKSPDPDTRHVTSNQNVYELSDDHNIDSDYCDINDRPDQTEADSLINRNGRQHYEFEPEAQIGVSGAKDEPYELVMDPRKVNEDGEGDYDELHDSSHNKGQQWSGAGTYSHIHGRDGRGSYDPYDKTNSVKDISPLDTTYSHMHSNRGVDDGDTYDSAAPVEVVSALDTTYSHVVPSTLGNE